From Leguminivora glycinivorella isolate SPB_JAAS2020 chromosome 24, LegGlyc_1.1, whole genome shotgun sequence, a single genomic window includes:
- the LOC125238738 gene encoding actin-like protein 6B, with product MSGPNGMLYGGDEIGALVFDPGHHSLRVGYAQEDTPKADIPAVVGVGPATHIPESEEKVPDGNVTQSGTKAGNELRHYIDVTELHVPRPGMEVQTYMKDGQIDNWDLFEKMLDYCYAKVIRSPSEHHPALFTEAVWTTRPAREKLAELLFEKYQAPAFFLVKNAVLCAFANGKSTALVVDAGASQTSAVPVIDGYALVNAAVRSPIGGDHLAAQAKQLLNSMHIQMLPVYSIQSKEVIRERERARYTLKTLPAGLTHSWQQYMLKRQYEDFCHCIAQVPESAYDERVCATIPGVHYEFPGGYHQDFGVERFKMAECLFEQSLGAPHLACAAAAACDADARPALWGAVVACGGGANTPGWLERLAKELAARAPSAHRLKSHAAPSATERRFAAWIGGSILASIGSFQQMWISSQEYDEGGKGQLERKCP from the exons ATGAGTGGTCCTAACGGCATGTTGTATGGTGGAGACGAGATCGGCGCGTTAGTGTTCGATCCAGGACACCACAGCCTGAGAGTAGGTTATGCTCAGGAAGATACTCCGAAAGCTGATATCCCGGCCGTTGTTGGAGTCGGGCCGGCTACTCATATCCCAGAGAGTGAGGAGAAAGTCCCTGATGGCAATGTTACTCAGAGCG GAACCAAAGCGGGGAATGAGCTCCGGCACTACATTGATGTCACGGAGCTGCATGTGCCCCGTCCAGGAATGGAAGTACAGACGTACATGAAGGACGGACAGATCGACAACTGGGACTTGTTTGAGAAGATGCTTGACTATTGTTATGCTAAG GTTATCCGCTCCCCATCGGAACACCACCCAGCCCTGTTCACCGAAGCAGTGTGGACCACCCGGCCAGCTCGTGAGAAGCTGGCTGAACTTCTCTTCGAGAAGTACCAGGCACCGGCATTCTTCTTGGTCAAGAATGCTGTCCTCTGCGCATTTGCGAATGGGAAGTCTACGGCCCTGGTGGTCGATGCTGGAGCTAGTCAGACTTCCGCTGTTCCTGTTATAGATGG CTACGCTTTGGTAAATGCAGCTGTCCGCTCACCAATCGGAGGAGACCACCTCGCGGCTCAAGCAAAGCAGCTACTGAACAGTATGCACATACAGATGTTGCCAGTATACAGCATACAG AGTAAAGAAGTGATCAGAGAGCGCGAACGGGCCAGATATACCCTGAAGACTCTACCAGCCGGTTTGACCCACTCGTGGCAACAGTATATGCTCAAACGACAGTATGAAGACTTCTGTCACTGCATCGCACAG GTGCCAGAATCGGCGTACGACGAGCGTGTCTGCGCGACCATCCCCGGCGTTCACTACGAGTTCCCGGGCGGCTACCACCAAGACTTCGGCGTCGAGCGGTTCAAGATGGCCGAGTGTCTGTTCGAGCAGAGCCTGGGCGCGCCGCATCTAG CGTGcgcagcggcggcggcgtgcGACGCGGACGCGCGGCCGGCGCTGTGGGGCGCCGTGGTGGCGTGCGGCGGCGGCGCCAACACGCCCGGCTGGCTCGAGCGACTCGCCAAAG AATTGGCGGCGCGCGCGCCCTCCGCGCACCGCCTCAAGTCGCACGCCGCGCCCTCGGCTACGGAGCGCCGGTTCGCCGCTTGGATCG GTGGTTCCATCCTAGCATCGATCGGGTCATTCCAACAGATGTGGATATCATCACAGGAGTATGACGAGGGCGGCAAGGGGCAACTCGAGAGGAAATGTCCATAA